One Alkalicoccus halolimnae DNA segment encodes these proteins:
- a CDS encoding O-antigen polymerase: MNNNELRGQRTRFMRSPGGQEVILKESVLNMTKTMSASTFNNYLILIIFIVCTGALILLTSSIVIDIAALSILSIAAVVLVRADPVHPYTWFSLFFLLYAISYPYMILIGHPPIQISSYGNSLMVTQWLALSSFLLIVTPVRMERESFKQINHRQYSMGLSKNMFVVFAVLSLMVVVGISLLDFERKDELYESGALVAVIGTRVITVLLILFTVLTAYHIFNKGRFNYVILTTTFFLALATFLVSGERNIILTFVLSMFYLYYILLHKDHNNKYLYLAAPLLLYLPTLFNTFKYFGVTGEVKESTGNLVVDVFNTEFIAASRNLQIILAGSETEGIFSGYTIFSAFIRAFQIPFMPDFLSILAFRPQDWFNDVLLPDRSGGGLGFTLVGEGYINFGYAGVVIIFFIVGALVKHLYVKSNQGLYYLSFYILTIPLFIYSIRGGLATLLSPLVGQILLGIAVIFLMEYVIRKNFMKQETEKV, translated from the coding sequence ATGAATAACAATGAACTCCGGGGGCAGCGGACCCGCTTTATGAGAAGTCCTGGCGGGCAGGAAGTTATTTTAAAGGAAAGTGTGTTGAATATGACAAAAACGATGAGTGCCAGCACCTTTAATAACTATTTAATTTTGATCATTTTTATCGTCTGCACGGGGGCGTTAATTCTGCTGACTTCGAGCATCGTGATCGATATAGCTGCTTTATCAATATTAAGTATAGCGGCCGTAGTACTTGTAAGGGCAGATCCGGTTCATCCGTATACGTGGTTTTCGTTATTTTTCCTACTGTACGCGATCTCTTATCCTTATATGATTTTAATCGGTCATCCTCCCATTCAAATAAGTTCCTACGGGAATAGTTTAATGGTTACGCAGTGGCTGGCGCTAAGTTCTTTCCTGCTTATCGTTACCCCGGTAAGAATGGAGCGGGAGTCGTTTAAACAGATAAATCACCGGCAGTATTCGATGGGGCTCAGTAAAAATATGTTCGTCGTCTTTGCGGTCCTTTCCTTGATGGTCGTCGTTGGTATCAGCCTCCTTGATTTCGAAAGAAAAGATGAATTATACGAGTCGGGAGCCTTGGTAGCGGTAATAGGGACACGGGTCATTACCGTTCTGTTAATTTTATTTACGGTCCTCACGGCTTATCATATTTTCAATAAAGGAAGGTTTAACTACGTCATTCTTACGACGACCTTTTTTCTTGCTCTTGCTACGTTTTTAGTCAGCGGGGAAAGGAACATTATTTTAACTTTTGTTTTAAGTATGTTTTATCTCTACTACATTTTACTGCACAAAGATCATAACAATAAGTATTTGTACCTGGCTGCTCCCCTGTTACTATACTTACCGACGCTGTTTAATACGTTTAAATATTTCGGTGTAACCGGGGAAGTGAAGGAATCGACAGGCAACCTCGTTGTCGACGTCTTTAATACGGAATTTATCGCTGCTTCACGAAATCTGCAGATCATTTTAGCTGGTTCGGAGACTGAGGGGATCTTTTCCGGCTATACGATTTTTTCGGCTTTTATCCGTGCTTTTCAAATTCCATTTATGCCGGATTTTTTAAGCATACTCGCTTTCCGGCCCCAGGACTGGTTTAATGACGTGCTGCTGCCGGACCGTTCCGGGGGCGGCCTGGGGTTCACGTTAGTAGGAGAAGGATACATCAATTTCGGCTATGCAGGCGTTGTCATCATCTTTTTCATCGTCGGAGCGCTTGTCAAACATCTCTACGTAAAGAGTAACCAGGGCTTGTATTACCTCTCCTTTTATATTTTAACGATCCCTCTGTTTATCTACTCTATCAGAGGGGGACTGGCTACTTTATTGTCTCCTTTAGTCGGGCAGATTCTGCTCGGAATCGCGGTGATCTTCCTCATGGAATACGTGATCAGGAAAAACTTTATGAAACAGGAAACTGAAAAAGTTTAA
- the nagZ gene encoding beta-N-acetylhexosaminidase: MMKKAAFSLLAGTMLITHAAPAAVASEETDGDLILYQNVPGVETDLEEGLDLRALAVHEDGHFTERSDGLEWDSTNENVAVVDETGVVEMTGQRGRTFISVTDGNHTDRIAVDYKPNPDAREGGGKPPVEAQLVPQSGERYDIIDGAVDGMTLEEKVGQMMMPDFRHYDGQEVTEMLPEIEQLVEDYHLGGVILFAENVVETEQTYELVADYQEAAEKFGMLVTIDQEGGIVTRLQTGTDLPGNMALGATRDLDLAEAAGDVIGAELSSLGINTNLAPVVDVNNNPDNPVIGVRSFGEDPQLVADMGVSYIDGLQQNGIAATAKHFPGHGDTAVDSHLGLPEVPHDLDRLLDVELYPFQQAMDAGLDAVMTAHVTFPEIDGDKAISEKDGTEISIPATLSRTVLTDLMRGELGYDGVVMTDAMNMNAITDHFGSVDAAIRAIDAGADIILMPVGLEEVVEGVLDAVDEGDISEAEIDESVERILTLKVERGIFKQEALQDPAEGKQRALETIGQDAHLAVEQSIADHSVTMLKNEDVLPLAPEADERIAVIGTTYLSSLVSAVEGHHDKVDAINLSGQSSLTDEQRSTIEAADHVVIGSTTANVAQRSADNAVMQMYAEIMEMKDDVAAVAIRNPYDIMAYPDVDAYLAQYGFRGASFRATADVLFGETNPTGTLPVTIPNPDGGVLYEYGSGISFD; this comes from the coding sequence ATGATGAAAAAAGCAGCATTTTCTTTACTGGCGGGCACGATGCTTATCACGCACGCAGCACCGGCTGCCGTGGCATCAGAGGAGACGGACGGGGATCTGATTTTATATCAGAACGTCCCCGGCGTGGAAACAGATTTGGAGGAAGGACTGGACCTGCGGGCGCTTGCGGTTCATGAGGACGGGCACTTCACAGAACGATCCGACGGTCTGGAGTGGGATTCGACGAACGAAAACGTAGCCGTCGTTGATGAAACGGGCGTGGTGGAAATGACCGGTCAGCGCGGGCGCACGTTTATTTCTGTCACGGATGGAAATCATACAGACCGGATTGCGGTGGACTATAAGCCGAACCCCGATGCACGGGAAGGCGGCGGAAAGCCTCCTGTTGAAGCACAGCTCGTGCCGCAGTCCGGGGAGCGCTACGATATTATCGATGGCGCAGTGGACGGAATGACGCTGGAAGAAAAAGTCGGCCAGATGATGATGCCGGACTTCCGTCACTACGATGGTCAGGAAGTGACCGAAATGCTGCCTGAAATTGAGCAGCTCGTCGAAGACTACCATCTCGGCGGCGTGATTTTATTTGCGGAAAACGTCGTAGAAACCGAACAGACGTATGAGCTCGTGGCCGACTATCAGGAAGCAGCCGAGAAGTTCGGCATGCTCGTCACGATTGATCAGGAAGGCGGTATTGTCACACGCCTGCAGACCGGAACGGACCTTCCGGGCAACATGGCGCTCGGAGCCACGCGGGACCTGGATCTGGCAGAAGCAGCTGGTGACGTGATCGGCGCAGAGCTTTCCTCGCTCGGCATAAACACGAACCTGGCACCGGTGGTGGATGTGAACAACAATCCGGATAACCCGGTTATCGGCGTCCGCTCCTTCGGCGAAGATCCGCAGCTCGTAGCGGATATGGGTGTTTCCTACATTGACGGTCTCCAGCAGAACGGCATCGCAGCAACGGCCAAGCATTTCCCGGGGCACGGGGATACGGCGGTTGACTCCCACCTTGGTCTGCCGGAGGTGCCGCATGACCTGGACCGCCTGCTCGACGTCGAACTTTATCCGTTCCAGCAGGCGATGGATGCCGGACTGGATGCAGTGATGACCGCCCACGTGACGTTCCCGGAAATCGACGGTGACAAAGCTATCTCGGAAAAAGACGGAACGGAAATTTCCATTCCGGCGACGCTTTCCCGCACGGTGCTTACCGATCTGATGCGCGGCGAGCTTGGCTATGACGGTGTCGTCATGACGGACGCGATGAATATGAACGCGATCACTGATCACTTCGGTTCGGTTGACGCGGCGATCCGTGCCATTGACGCAGGAGCAGACATCATCCTCATGCCGGTCGGACTCGAAGAAGTAGTTGAAGGCGTGCTTGATGCGGTCGACGAAGGAGACATTTCCGAAGCAGAAATCGATGAGTCGGTCGAGCGCATTTTGACGCTTAAAGTCGAGCGCGGTATTTTCAAGCAGGAAGCACTGCAGGATCCGGCAGAAGGAAAGCAGCGGGCGCTTGAAACGATCGGACAGGACGCTCATCTCGCTGTCGAGCAGTCGATCGCGGATCATTCAGTGACGATGCTGAAAAATGAAGACGTGCTGCCGCTTGCACCGGAAGCGGACGAGCGCATTGCCGTTATCGGAACCACGTACTTGAGCAGCCTTGTATCAGCAGTTGAGGGGCATCACGACAAAGTGGATGCGATTAATCTTTCCGGCCAGAGCAGCCTGACAGACGAACAGCGCAGCACGATCGAAGCAGCGGACCATGTCGTTATCGGGTCAACGACGGCGAACGTTGCTCAGCGGAGCGCTGACAACGCCGTCATGCAGATGTACGCCGAGATTATGGAGATGAAAGACGATGTCGCAGCTGTTGCGATCCGCAACCCGTATGACATCATGGCCTATCCGGATGTTGACGCGTATCTTGCCCAATACGGCTTCCGCGGTGCAAGCTTTAGGGCAACCGCCGACGTGTTGTTTGGTGAAACGAATCCAACCGGGACCCTTCCCGTAACGATTCCGAACCCGGACGGCGGCGTGCTCTATGAATATGGAAGCGGCATTTCATTCGATTAA
- a CDS encoding exo-beta-N-acetylmuramidase NamZ family protein produces the protein MKKKVSILISAALVASVVTTAGASPGKSGEDEFKLGVDVLMEEELELVEGKNVGLVTNPTGVDQELNNIVDVLDEHPDVELTALYGPEHGIRGDAQAGDYVESYIDEQTNLPVYSLYGETRKPTEEMLEDVDVLLYDIQDVGTRFYTYIYTMAYLMEAAEENDIPVVVLDRPNPINGEAVEGPVLDPDFESFVGLYPIPLRHGMTSGELAHFFNEEFDIDADLSVVEMEGWERWMYYDDTPLHWVLQSPNMPTLDTALVYPGAALIEGTNASEGRGTTKPFELLGAPFVNSTELAAELNALELPGVTFRAASFTPVISKHQGTLSNGVQIHIDDRDAFKPVETGLHIVQKMLELYPDEFEFLGNNFFDNLIGNSYVREDLLNGVPADDIIAKWEGELEEFMDVRSDYLLYESNDAPGRSPGSPDHPGRGSNPPGNNK, from the coding sequence ATGAAGAAGAAGGTCTCCATTCTGATTTCTGCAGCACTCGTAGCGTCGGTCGTGACGACGGCAGGGGCGAGTCCGGGAAAAAGCGGCGAAGACGAATTTAAGCTCGGTGTGGATGTATTGATGGAAGAGGAGTTGGAGCTTGTTGAAGGGAAAAACGTCGGGCTTGTCACGAATCCGACCGGTGTCGATCAGGAATTAAATAACATCGTCGACGTACTCGATGAACATCCGGACGTGGAACTGACGGCGCTGTACGGCCCGGAGCACGGTATCCGCGGTGACGCGCAGGCTGGTGATTACGTGGAGTCGTATATTGATGAACAGACGAATCTGCCGGTTTACAGCCTTTACGGGGAAACGCGGAAGCCGACAGAGGAAATGCTCGAAGATGTCGACGTGCTGCTTTATGATATTCAGGACGTCGGCACGCGTTTCTATACTTACATTTATACGATGGCCTACCTGATGGAGGCGGCTGAAGAAAATGACATTCCAGTTGTCGTGCTCGACCGTCCGAATCCGATCAACGGGGAAGCGGTGGAAGGCCCGGTACTCGATCCGGATTTTGAATCGTTCGTCGGTCTCTATCCGATTCCGCTCCGCCACGGCATGACGAGCGGGGAGCTCGCCCACTTCTTTAATGAGGAATTTGATATTGACGCCGACCTTTCTGTCGTAGAAATGGAAGGCTGGGAGCGCTGGATGTACTACGATGATACGCCGCTTCACTGGGTGCTGCAGTCCCCGAATATGCCGACACTTGATACGGCTCTCGTCTACCCGGGTGCTGCGCTGATTGAAGGGACGAACGCATCGGAAGGGCGCGGGACGACAAAGCCATTTGAGCTGCTCGGAGCTCCGTTCGTCAATTCGACAGAACTTGCGGCTGAGCTGAATGCTCTGGAACTGCCTGGTGTGACGTTCCGTGCCGCCTCGTTTACACCGGTGATCTCGAAGCATCAGGGAACGCTCTCCAACGGCGTGCAGATTCATATTGACGACCGCGACGCGTTCAAGCCGGTGGAAACCGGACTTCATATTGTGCAGAAAATGCTCGAGCTGTACCCGGATGAGTTTGAATTCCTCGGTAACAACTTCTTCGATAACCTGATCGGCAACAGCTACGTGCGGGAGGACCTTCTGAACGGCGTGCCGGCGGACGACATCATCGCCAAGTGGGAGGGTGAGCTGGAAGAGTTCATGGACGTACGGTCAGACTACCTGCTGTATGAATCCAATGATGCACCAGGGCGTTCGCCGGGAAGCCCGGATCATCCGGGACGCGGCAGTAACCCGCCTGGAAACAATAAATAA
- a CDS encoding lipopolysaccharide biosynthesis protein produces MINNRGSLRKQTMNGLIWMMSGSGIQSILQFVVLIVLARLLDPESFGVISAALVIITFVLILSSLGFGPALVQKKEISDKEIGTSYTVSLVLSLLFGAGVYFTAPYTAAFFDMNELIPVLQVLAFSLLFNSVGVVAESLIQRELKFNLIVRIQILSYLSYGIIGVVLAVMGAGVWALTFAYFSQIFVKSILSLVLQPYQFRFLFDFTSLKNLFHFSLGYSLAKISAELSMQGDNLVVGRFLGAEALGFYSRAYQLMVMPANLIGQVLEKVLFPAMSKIQDNHAKLAQVYREGMRITTIFILPSSIFLIMNAEKVILLLFGENWLGLTEPFKVLAFVLLFRSAYKISDALVKAKGAVYKRAIIKAVYGGLVLLGAWAGHFYGLTGVAVGVSVAIVINYAVMMYLVASLINCSIPSILKAHGSGIILSVVTYLLLFLIERLYLLTDIHEYLELVISGVLWGGAILLLLFLFSKFFIGIEQRKILQLVKLS; encoded by the coding sequence TTGATTAATAATCGAGGAAGCCTGAGAAAACAGACGATGAATGGTTTAATTTGGATGATGTCCGGAAGTGGTATCCAGAGTATCCTGCAGTTTGTCGTGCTGATTGTGCTCGCCAGACTGCTGGATCCGGAAAGCTTCGGGGTCATCAGTGCCGCGCTGGTCATTATAACGTTCGTATTGATTTTATCGAGCCTGGGCTTCGGTCCCGCCCTGGTGCAAAAAAAGGAAATCTCGGATAAGGAAATAGGGACGAGCTACACGGTATCCCTCGTGCTCTCTCTTCTTTTCGGCGCCGGCGTTTATTTTACCGCTCCTTACACCGCGGCATTTTTTGATATGAATGAATTGATCCCCGTGCTGCAGGTTCTCGCTTTTTCCCTGTTATTTAACAGCGTCGGGGTCGTAGCGGAATCGCTGATCCAAAGAGAGCTGAAGTTTAATCTAATAGTCAGAATTCAAATCCTATCTTACTTATCCTACGGAATAATCGGCGTCGTTCTGGCTGTCATGGGGGCCGGCGTCTGGGCGCTTACTTTTGCCTACTTTTCGCAGATTTTCGTTAAAAGCATTCTTTCTCTTGTTTTACAGCCTTACCAGTTCCGGTTTTTGTTTGATTTTACGTCGCTGAAAAATTTGTTTCATTTCAGCCTCGGCTACTCGCTGGCGAAAATAAGCGCGGAGCTGTCGATGCAGGGGGACAACCTGGTAGTGGGCAGATTTTTAGGGGCGGAAGCCCTCGGGTTTTACAGCCGCGCCTATCAGCTGATGGTCATGCCGGCGAACCTGATCGGGCAGGTGCTGGAAAAGGTGTTATTTCCCGCGATGTCCAAAATTCAGGACAATCATGCCAAGCTGGCGCAGGTGTACAGGGAAGGGATGCGGATTACGACGATCTTCATCCTGCCGAGCAGTATCTTTTTAATTATGAACGCCGAAAAAGTCATTCTCTTATTATTCGGCGAAAACTGGCTCGGACTAACGGAACCTTTTAAAGTCCTTGCGTTTGTACTCCTTTTTAGAAGTGCCTACAAAATCAGCGACGCTTTAGTGAAAGCGAAGGGAGCCGTATACAAAAGGGCCATCATCAAAGCCGTTTATGGGGGCCTCGTCCTCCTAGGCGCATGGGCAGGTCACTTTTACGGCCTGACGGGAGTCGCTGTCGGCGTCTCGGTCGCTATCGTGATCAATTACGCGGTGATGATGTACTTAGTGGCGAGCCTGATCAACTGCAGCATCCCTTCCATATTGAAGGCGCACGGAAGCGGGATTATACTTTCTGTCGTGACGTACCTGCTGCTATTTCTCATTGAGAGGCTCTATTTACTGACGGACATCCACGAATACCTGGAATTAGTTATTTCCGGCGTTTTATGGGGAGGAGCGATATTGCTGTTACTTTTCCTGTTTTCCAAGTTCTTTATAGGGATAGAACAGCGGAAAATATTGCAGCTCGTGAAATTGAGTTAA
- a CDS encoding amino acid synthesis family protein, which translates to MKKEIRKFYTIVEETHIEGFKEIDKPVGIAAALAVIKNPYAGTYVEDLNPLIDEYSAYLGEELPRRAMQALGISGEEVEGFGKGALVGLDGEIEHGSGLIHTMKFGNPFRSMCNNAETLLPAAEKRASAGASLDLAIKHKMDPKTRSHHMTFEVTVPDAPRADEIMVAAVVTSSGRAHPRIGSLHKELE; encoded by the coding sequence ATGAAAAAAGAAATTCGTAAATTTTATACAATTGTTGAAGAAACGCACATAGAAGGTTTTAAAGAAATAGACAAACCAGTTGGCATTGCAGCAGCATTAGCGGTAATAAAAAATCCTTATGCAGGAACTTATGTAGAAGACTTAAACCCACTGATTGATGAATATTCGGCTTATCTTGGTGAAGAGCTCCCGAGGAGAGCCATGCAGGCACTGGGAATCAGTGGAGAAGAGGTAGAAGGTTTTGGAAAAGGAGCTCTTGTCGGTTTAGATGGAGAAATTGAACATGGATCAGGATTAATTCATACGATGAAGTTCGGGAATCCATTTCGAAGTATGTGCAACAATGCAGAAACACTGCTTCCAGCCGCTGAGAAACGGGCTTCTGCAGGAGCTTCTTTGGATCTTGCAATCAAGCATAAGATGGATCCGAAAACCCGTTCTCATCATATGACGTTCGAAGTGACTGTACCGGATGCACCACGGGCAGATGAAATTATGGTAGCAGCAGTTGTCACTTCTTCAGGCAGAGCACACCCGCGAATCGGTTCGCTTCATAAAGAACTGGAGTAA
- a CDS encoding serine hydrolase domain-containing protein: protein MKKAGMAAATLIVAFAGAAGAAELSPSMEPEQQESGKINGLPDQANAPDWVPAWERAGAPSVTLQEGPARRVQMDPHVLDRLDKDLEAGIENGFFPGAVVLAAREGTIVKHEAYGEALRYDADGNVLSEAERIAAETDTIYDFASLTKTFTSTAAVQLIEAGALSLDDSVTDYIPEMEESFTVRQLLTHTSGLPAWIPLAFLDDEEARWQAIYDTAPQMDPGEAYIYSDLNMILLGQIIEEVSGLTLDTYMEEEIFEPLGMDDTMFNPAADLQERIAATELQPALNRGLVWGSVHDENAYSLGGAVGHAGLFGTTSDLAVFLQTLLNGGVYDGERILEADTVKEMLTDQIGGVSGLGQGLGFNLNREWFMGELAPTAAGHTGFTGTSFVIDPETNTMAILLTNRVHPTRDAGSINPWRLDLVNTVTDSINAHPANRKGGK from the coding sequence ATGAAAAAAGCAGGAATGGCAGCGGCGACGCTGATTGTAGCGTTTGCCGGGGCTGCAGGAGCGGCGGAGCTCTCCCCCTCGATGGAGCCCGAACAGCAGGAAAGCGGGAAGATCAACGGACTGCCGGATCAGGCGAATGCTCCGGACTGGGTGCCGGCATGGGAGCGTGCAGGAGCTCCATCCGTGACGCTTCAGGAAGGGCCGGCCCGGCGCGTACAGATGGATCCGCATGTGCTGGACAGGCTGGATAAGGATCTGGAAGCCGGCATAGAGAACGGCTTTTTCCCGGGAGCAGTCGTACTCGCTGCGCGGGAAGGGACAATTGTAAAGCACGAAGCTTATGGAGAGGCGCTTCGCTATGATGCAGATGGAAATGTTCTTTCAGAAGCAGAGCGCATTGCAGCGGAGACAGACACGATTTATGATTTCGCCTCTCTGACAAAAACGTTTACGTCAACTGCGGCCGTGCAGCTAATCGAAGCAGGAGCACTTTCGCTCGATGATTCGGTAACGGACTATATACCGGAAATGGAGGAGTCGTTTACGGTCCGGCAGCTGCTCACCCATACGAGCGGTCTGCCGGCCTGGATCCCGCTCGCGTTTTTAGACGATGAGGAAGCGAGATGGCAGGCGATTTATGACACAGCCCCTCAGATGGATCCCGGGGAGGCCTATATTTACAGCGATTTGAACATGATTCTGCTCGGGCAGATCATTGAGGAGGTGTCTGGACTTACGCTCGATACGTATATGGAGGAGGAGATCTTTGAGCCGCTTGGAATGGATGATACGATGTTCAATCCAGCGGCTGACCTTCAGGAACGAATCGCAGCGACTGAGCTGCAGCCGGCACTCAACCGTGGTCTCGTCTGGGGAAGCGTGCACGATGAGAATGCTTATTCCCTTGGTGGTGCCGTCGGCCATGCCGGTCTCTTCGGCACTACATCAGACCTGGCCGTGTTTTTGCAGACGCTGTTGAACGGCGGTGTGTATGATGGAGAGCGGATTCTCGAAGCAGACACGGTAAAAGAGATGCTGACGGACCAGATAGGAGGTGTATCTGGTTTAGGGCAGGGGCTTGGCTTTAACTTAAACCGGGAGTGGTTTATGGGGGAGCTTGCTCCGACAGCCGCAGGACATACCGGATTTACCGGCACGTCTTTCGTGATCGATCCTGAAACGAATACGATGGCAATTCTGCTGACGAACCGTGTACATCCGACGCGCGACGCCGGCTCCATTAATCCTTGGCGGCTCGACCTCGTAAATACAGTCACCGATTCCATCAACGCACATCCAGCTAATCGAAAAGGAGGAAAATAA
- a CDS encoding NAD(P)-dependent oxidoreductase, with product MIGLGNMGKPMAHNLLQAHDHVTVYDANEAVTKEFKSTNAIIGESAQKAAAGADVVILMLPNSQVVEKVVLGEQGISQEMKKGSLIIDMSTSAPSSTKIIAEEVENNGLYFLDAPVSGGVKKAVSGELTIMVGGDESQYERSLNVLEPMGKEIFHVGKVSSGHTMKALNNLLSAAHFLATSEVLVAGNKAGLEPEKMLEVINASTGRNHSSETKFPNFVLNREFNSGFSMDLITKDIELALEITKEFKTPAFLSSTVYEVWRLANKLSEGKYDHTEMAKFCENWGDVTLNYTEEEKITHEKRNS from the coding sequence GTGATTGGTTTAGGAAACATGGGAAAACCGATGGCTCATAATCTGTTACAGGCACACGATCATGTGACCGTTTATGATGCCAATGAAGCAGTAACGAAAGAATTTAAAAGTACCAACGCCATTATTGGAGAAAGTGCACAGAAGGCAGCTGCAGGAGCAGATGTGGTAATTTTAATGCTTCCGAACAGTCAGGTCGTGGAAAAGGTGGTTCTCGGGGAACAAGGCATTTCTCAGGAAATGAAGAAAGGAAGCCTTATTATTGACATGAGCACGAGCGCCCCGTCTTCTACAAAAATAATAGCAGAAGAAGTAGAGAATAACGGCCTGTATTTTCTGGATGCGCCTGTCAGCGGCGGTGTGAAGAAGGCCGTTTCCGGAGAGCTGACGATCATGGTAGGCGGTGATGAAAGCCAGTATGAACGATCATTGAATGTGCTGGAACCGATGGGGAAAGAGATTTTTCATGTAGGAAAAGTTTCCTCCGGTCATACGATGAAAGCATTGAACAATCTGCTTTCGGCGGCGCACTTTCTAGCGACGTCAGAAGTCCTTGTAGCGGGAAATAAGGCAGGTCTCGAACCGGAAAAAATGCTGGAAGTCATCAATGCCAGCACCGGGCGCAATCATTCCAGCGAAACAAAATTCCCGAATTTTGTACTGAACCGTGAATTTAATTCCGGATTCTCTATGGATTTGATTACGAAAGATATCGAGCTTGCGCTGGAGATCACGAAAGAATTTAAAACGCCGGCGTTTCTGTCTTCCACCGTGTATGAGGTCTGGCGGCTCGCCAATAAATTGAGCGAGGGGAAGTATGATCACACGGAGATGGCAAAGTTCTGCGAGAATTGGGGAGACGTTACGTTAAATTATACAGAGGAGGAAAAGATTACACATGAAAAAAGAAATTCGTAA
- a CDS encoding transposase family protein, giving the protein MDTLPAFYEPIDGMHIAAWQESPEGIEVIAFSSRKSAVCPQCHRRSHNKHSRYVRMLRDLPVSGKPVILVLQANKWFCLHPFSSVRVFTERFEGISSSKRNTDRLQLLLQELAFSMSAKAAERCSKASVCLQATIPFSI; this is encoded by the coding sequence ATGGATACGCTGCCTGCTTTCTATGAACCAATCGATGGTATGCATATTGCTGCCTGGCAGGAAAGTCCAGAAGGGATAGAAGTCATTGCCTTTTCCTCGCGTAAGTCTGCCGTTTGTCCACAATGTCATCGCAGAAGCCACAACAAACACAGTCGCTATGTGCGTATGTTACGAGACCTGCCGGTCTCTGGAAAACCAGTGATCCTCGTGCTTCAAGCGAATAAATGGTTTTGTCTGCACCCTTTTTCCTCGGTACGTGTATTTACAGAACGCTTTGAAGGCATTTCTTCCTCGAAACGCAACACGGATCGGCTCCAGCTTTTGCTACAAGAACTGGCTTTTTCTATGAGTGCGAAAGCGGCAGAACGATGCAGTAAAGCATCGGTGTGCCTACAAGCCACGATACCTTTCTCTATTTGA
- a CDS encoding glycosyltransferase gives MKKIMFLEARFDSFYGAQKSMLKLIQSLDPNKFECRVMTTGTGRLKKGFEEEHVSVDVVKLGKKANVFGGAALQYSLFSKVIAVLQIFLYNLKVMIYILRYKIDVIYVNDERAFLYSVIAAKVLRRKNVIYIRSEMLGGRFNEAVLKYSSHIITIAEGVLKKIPDAKIEKYRHKISNIYTGFEFEKLKALDKSFAKESVGVSPEKVVVGFLGGISERKGIDLLVDSFIELYPRYENIELLIVGDASDGYEAYWEDQLSKITEGKVNFTHLPFRKNVSEAYSAMDIFVLPSRDEGLPRVVIEAMAHDLPVIATDAGGTQEIITKESLGIIVERTQDSLVEGITRLLEDEKGRATMANQSRKAVRLRFSDEVFKENVNNYFSRI, from the coding sequence ATGAAAAAAATCATGTTTTTAGAGGCTCGTTTTGATTCTTTTTACGGGGCGCAGAAAAGCATGCTGAAGCTTATTCAGAGTCTGGATCCGAATAAGTTTGAATGCAGGGTGATGACGACAGGAACAGGAAGATTGAAAAAGGGATTTGAAGAAGAGCACGTGTCTGTCGATGTTGTGAAACTGGGGAAAAAAGCGAATGTTTTTGGAGGTGCCGCTCTTCAGTATTCTCTTTTCAGCAAGGTCATCGCCGTGCTGCAGATTTTTCTCTATAACCTGAAAGTAATGATCTACATTCTTCGATATAAGATCGACGTGATTTATGTGAATGACGAGAGGGCGTTTCTTTATTCCGTCATTGCCGCCAAAGTGCTGCGCCGAAAAAACGTCATCTATATACGTTCGGAAATGTTAGGCGGCAGGTTTAATGAAGCTGTCCTGAAATATTCGAGTCATATTATTACGATAGCGGAAGGGGTGCTGAAAAAGATTCCTGATGCGAAAATCGAAAAATACAGGCATAAAATATCGAACATCTATACCGGGTTTGAATTTGAGAAATTGAAAGCGCTCGATAAAAGTTTTGCCAAAGAAAGTGTCGGCGTTTCGCCGGAAAAAGTCGTCGTTGGCTTTTTAGGCGGTATCAGTGAGAGAAAAGGCATCGATCTGCTCGTCGATTCGTTCATCGAGCTTTATCCCAGGTATGAGAATATCGAACTGCTTATTGTCGGGGACGCGAGTGACGGGTACGAAGCGTACTGGGAGGATCAGCTCTCTAAAATAACGGAAGGGAAAGTGAATTTTACCCATCTTCCCTTTCGTAAAAACGTCAGTGAAGCTTACAGCGCGATGGATATCTTCGTTTTACCGTCAAGAGACGAAGGACTTCCGAGAGTGGTGATTGAAGCGATGGCCCATGACCTTCCTGTAATAGCGACCGATGCCGGAGGGACGCAGGAAATTATTACGAAAGAGTCTTTAGGCATCATCGTGGAGAGAACACAGGACAGCTTAGTAGAAGGAATAACGAGGCTGCTGGAAGATGAAAAGGGCAGGGCAACGATGGCAAATCAGAGCCGTAAGGCAGTGCGGCTGCGGTTTTCAGACGAAGTATTTAAGGAGAACGTGAATAATTACTTCAGCCGTATTTAG